One genomic segment of Methanofastidiosum sp. includes these proteins:
- a CDS encoding PQQ-binding-like beta-propeller repeat protein, with product MKNKYAILVLSIFVFSLPIATLAYSLMWERSYDGGKNDFANSVVCDFQDNPIVTGATYIKSWDYVTIKYDRNGNVVWQNIESEDGTQQANDVTVDKQNNVIVTGISNGRYYTVKYNSEGKKLWAEKFNMGGNDSGEGVATDSKGNVIVTGHSYIDNQFDVYTVKYDKNGIMVWKILYQDDHDDYAYDIAIDSFDNIVIGGMTMGRSRADTTNSFMILKYDKDGNLLWRQQFDDSQAHGMGIAIDFENNVIITGYFHNGNNFDFKTLKYDKDGKLLWRKTYDAGKDDKAYAVAVDKKDNIAVTGSSYKGNALYFDYLTVVYDKNGKQIWEQRQAIGEDDQANGIAFDSRGNIVVTGSTRLKSWEFYTAKYKT from the coding sequence ATGAAAAATAAATATGCAATCTTAGTGCTTTCAATATTTGTTTTTTCACTGCCTATAGCAACTCTTGCATACAGCTTGATGTGGGAAAGAAGTTATGATGGAGGAAAAAATGATTTTGCCAACAGTGTTGTATGTGATTTTCAAGATAATCCGATTGTAACTGGGGCCACATACATTAAAAGTTGGGATTATGTTACTATCAAATATGATAGAAATGGTAATGTAGTATGGCAAAATATTGAATCAGAAGATGGAACACAGCAAGCTAATGACGTTACAGTAGACAAACAAAATAATGTCATAGTTACAGGCATTTCAAATGGAAGGTATTACACAGTTAAATACAATTCTGAAGGAAAAAAACTCTGGGCTGAAAAGTTCAATATGGGGGGCAATGATAGCGGTGAAGGTGTTGCAACTGATTCCAAAGGCAATGTAATCGTCACTGGACACTCCTACATAGACAATCAGTTCGATGTTTACACAGTGAAGTATGATAAAAATGGCATAATGGTTTGGAAAATTTTATACCAAGATGATCATGACGATTATGCCTATGACATAGCCATTGATTCATTTGATAATATTGTTATCGGGGGAATGACAATGGGCAGAAGCAGGGCAGATACTACAAACTCGTTTATGATATTAAAATACGATAAGGACGGAAATCTTCTCTGGAGACAACAATTTGACGATAGTCAAGCACATGGAATGGGGATTGCTATTGACTTTGAGAATAATGTAATAATTACTGGCTACTTCCACAATGGAAATAATTTTGACTTTAAAACTCTAAAATATGATAAAGACGGAAAATTATTGTGGCGAAAAACGTATGACGCTGGAAAAGATGACAAAGCCTATGCAGTTGCAGTTGACAAGAAGGATAACATTGCAGTTACAGGTTCATCGTATAAAGGTAACGCGCTTTACTTTGATTACTTGACTGTTGTCTACGATAAGAATGGGAAACAAATCTGGGAGCAGAGGCAAGCAATAGGAGAAGATGATCAAGCAAATGGAATTGCATTTGATTCCAGAGGCAATATAGTTGTTACAGGTAGCACAAGATTAAAATCTTGGGAATTCTACACGGCGAAGTATAAGACTTAA
- a CDS encoding 30S ribosomal protein S10 gives MQKARIRLTAMETQKLDEVCTQVKKIAERTGVDIAGPIPLPTKKLKVPVRKSTSGDGKATWERWEMRIHKRLIEIDADERTMRQIMRVKVPERVNIEIELLS, from the coding sequence TTGCAAAAAGCTAGAATAAGATTGACTGCAATGGAAACTCAGAAACTTGACGAAGTATGCACTCAAGTTAAGAAGATAGCGGAGCGTACAGGTGTAGACATTGCCGGACCAATACCTTTACCAACAAAGAAATTAAAAGTACCAGTAAGAAAATCAACTTCTGGTGACGGTAAAGCTACATGGGAAAGATGGGAAATGAGAATCCACAAGAGGCTCATTGAAATCGATGCTGACGAAAGAACAATGAGACAGATAATGAGAGTCAAGGTTCCAGAAAGAGTTAACATAGAAATTGAACTATTATCTTAA
- the tuf gene encoding translation elongation factor EF-1 subunit alpha has translation MATQKPHLNVAFIGHVDHGKSTAVGQLLVMHGDIRADLIKKFEEMGEKGKTFKFAWVMDNLKEERERGVTIDLSHKKFETDSKYITIVDCPGHRDFVKNMITGASQADAAVLVVAVNDGIMPQTQEHVFLSRTLGIQQLAVLINKMDTVNYAEDKFNAVKAEVEKLVRTVGFKADEVKFIPGSAFNGDNIVGKSEKTPWYTGPSLLEAVDSFKEPEKPTDKPLRLPIQDVYTITGVGTVPVGRVETGIMKKGDTVLFEPASTVFGKPISGEVKTIEMHHETLDQALPGDNVGFNVRGVGKNDIKRGDVLGHPNNPPKVVTLNDSFKAQIVVLRHPTAITAGYTPVFHCHTAQVACTFEKLLAELDPKTGNVKTENPDFLKSGSAAIVQIKPTKPMVIEEIKVIPQLGRFAVRDMGATVAAGMVQSIQKA, from the coding sequence ATGGCAACTCAAAAACCACACTTAAATGTAGCCTTTATAGGCCATGTCGATCACGGTAAATCTACTGCCGTAGGTCAATTACTTGTTATGCACGGTGATATCAGGGCAGACCTTATCAAGAAGTTCGAGGAAATGGGAGAAAAAGGTAAGACGTTTAAGTTTGCTTGGGTAATGGATAACTTAAAGGAAGAGAGAGAAAGAGGAGTTACAATTGATCTTTCTCACAAGAAGTTTGAAACAGATTCAAAATACATTACAATTGTGGACTGTCCAGGCCACAGAGATTTCGTTAAAAACATGATTACAGGAGCATCTCAGGCAGATGCTGCAGTTTTAGTTGTCGCAGTAAACGATGGTATCATGCCACAGACACAGGAACACGTTTTCTTGTCTAGAACATTAGGTATCCAGCAATTGGCTGTTTTGATAAACAAGATGGATACAGTAAACTACGCTGAAGACAAGTTTAACGCAGTTAAGGCAGAAGTAGAAAAACTAGTAAGGACAGTTGGATTTAAGGCAGATGAAGTAAAGTTCATCCCCGGTTCAGCTTTCAACGGAGACAACATCGTTGGTAAATCTGAGAAGACACCATGGTACACAGGACCATCATTATTAGAAGCTGTAGACTCTTTCAAAGAACCAGAGAAACCAACAGACAAGCCACTTAGACTTCCAATTCAGGATGTTTACACAATCACTGGTGTAGGAACAGTTCCTGTAGGAAGAGTAGAAACTGGAATAATGAAGAAGGGAGATACCGTATTATTCGAACCTGCTTCAACAGTATTTGGAAAACCAATCTCTGGTGAAGTAAAGACAATTGAAATGCACCACGAAACATTAGACCAAGCATTACCTGGTGACAACGTTGGATTCAACGTTAGAGGTGTTGGAAAGAACGATATTAAGAGAGGAGACGTTCTAGGACATCCAAACAACCCACCAAAAGTAGTAACATTAAACGACTCTTTCAAGGCACAGATAGTAGTATTGAGACACCCAACAGCTATAACTGCCGGGTACACACCAGTATTCCACTGTCACACAGCACAGGTAGCATGTACATTTGAAAAACTACTTGCAGAACTTGATCCAAAGACCGGTAACGTAAAGACTGAAAATCCTGACTTCCTAAAGAGCGGCAGCGCTGCCATTGTCCAAATAAAGCCAACAAAGCCCATGGTAATTGAGGAAATAAAGGTAATACCTCAGTTGGGCAGGTTTGCTGTAAGGGATATGGGAGCAACAGTTGCTGCTGGAATGGTCCAGTCTATCCAGAAGGCTTAA
- a CDS encoding elongation factor EF-2, with product MGRKEEMAKRVKELMNDPVHIRNTGIAAHIDHGKTTLSDNLLSGAGLMSEDLAGKQLVLDFDEQEQARGITINAANVSMVHKYKGQDYLVNLIDTPGHVDFGGDVTRAMRAIDGCIIVVCAVEGKMPQTETVVRQALKEKVKPTLFINKVDRLIRELQLSPEELQNRFIKIINEVNKLIKNAAPPEFKESWQVSVTEGSVSFGSAYYNWAINVPYMKKSGITFKDIIEHCMNDTQKELSKKSPLHEILLDMMITHLPNPLVSQKYRIPQIWKGDLESSVAKDMLECNPKGNLGMVVTKIVQDPHAGEICVGRIFSGTLKTGQEVWIVATKNKRRVQQVGIFMGADRENLEVVPCGNIVAVTGLKEAIAGETICTGDEPITPFEAIKHYSEPVVTVAVEPKNTKDLAKLVEVLRQVSKEDPTLVAKINEDSGEYLLSGMGELHLEVVGYRITHDRGIDIKLSQPIVIYRESIDGKSEAVEGKSPNKHNRFYMQVEPLEDNIYNAIKEGIIPEGRIKGKDLGPQLRELGMSTEEVKGIADVYNGNIFFNMTKGIVYINEVIELVIQSIHEVIDGGPYSREPVMKLKISLVDCKLHEDSIHRGPAQVIPAVREGLFAAMLYARPVIYEPIQKVTITSPQDYMGAVTREMQARRGQIVDISQEGDSTTVVSIAPVSQMFGFAGDIRGATEGRAIWSTEYAGYQKLPTELQAQTVESIRKRKGLKPQPPKPEDYLNM from the coding sequence ATGGGCAGAAAAGAAGAGATGGCAAAAAGAGTTAAGGAATTAATGAACGATCCAGTGCACATTAGAAATACTGGAATAGCCGCACACATTGATCACGGTAAAACTACATTGAGTGACAATCTTCTTTCCGGTGCAGGGCTCATGTCAGAAGACCTAGCTGGAAAGCAGCTCGTCTTAGATTTTGATGAGCAGGAACAGGCAAGAGGAATTACTATTAATGCAGCCAACGTATCAATGGTACACAAATACAAAGGTCAAGATTATCTTGTTAACTTAATTGATACCCCAGGTCACGTTGACTTTGGTGGTGACGTTACTAGGGCAATGAGGGCAATTGACGGATGTATCATAGTTGTATGCGCAGTTGAAGGTAAGATGCCTCAAACTGAAACTGTAGTTAGACAAGCTCTAAAGGAAAAAGTCAAACCAACACTTTTCATTAACAAAGTTGATAGATTAATAAGAGAACTTCAACTCTCGCCTGAAGAGTTACAGAACAGATTCATTAAAATTATCAATGAAGTGAACAAACTAATTAAAAATGCAGCTCCACCAGAGTTTAAGGAAAGCTGGCAGGTAAGCGTTACCGAAGGTAGCGTATCATTTGGTTCAGCTTACTACAACTGGGCCATAAATGTTCCTTACATGAAAAAGAGCGGAATAACATTCAAAGATATCATTGAGCACTGTATGAATGATACACAGAAGGAGCTTTCAAAAAAATCTCCATTACACGAAATTCTTCTAGATATGATGATTACTCATCTTCCAAATCCATTGGTATCTCAGAAATACAGAATTCCACAGATATGGAAGGGAGATCTTGAGAGTTCCGTTGCTAAGGATATGCTGGAGTGCAATCCAAAGGGTAATCTTGGAATGGTAGTTACAAAGATAGTTCAGGATCCACATGCTGGAGAAATCTGTGTAGGTAGAATTTTTTCAGGAACACTAAAAACAGGTCAGGAAGTATGGATTGTAGCTACAAAGAACAAGAGAAGGGTCCAGCAAGTCGGAATATTTATGGGTGCTGACAGAGAAAACTTGGAAGTAGTTCCATGTGGTAATATCGTTGCAGTCACAGGATTAAAAGAAGCTATAGCTGGTGAAACTATATGCACCGGCGATGAGCCAATCACACCATTTGAAGCTATAAAGCACTATTCAGAACCTGTAGTTACAGTTGCAGTAGAGCCAAAGAACACCAAGGATTTAGCAAAGTTAGTCGAAGTATTAAGACAGGTATCAAAAGAAGATCCAACTTTAGTTGCAAAGATTAACGAAGACAGCGGAGAATACTTATTGTCTGGTATGGGAGAACTTCATTTGGAAGTAGTAGGTTACAGAATTACTCATGACAGAGGAATTGATATTAAACTATCCCAACCAATCGTTATCTACAGAGAATCAATTGATGGAAAATCTGAGGCTGTAGAAGGTAAATCTCCAAACAAGCACAACAGATTCTACATGCAAGTTGAACCACTAGAAGACAATATTTACAATGCAATAAAAGAGGGAATAATACCAGAAGGCAGAATCAAAGGTAAGGATTTAGGCCCACAACTTAGGGAACTTGGAATGAGCACTGAAGAAGTAAAGGGCATTGCAGATGTTTACAATGGAAACATATTCTTCAACATGACAAAAGGAATAGTTTACATTAATGAAGTAATAGAACTTGTCATTCAATCAATACATGAAGTAATCGATGGAGGCCCATATTCAAGAGAGCCTGTAATGAAGCTTAAGATAAGTCTTGTAGATTGTAAGCTTCACGAGGATTCAATTCACAGAGGTCCAGCTCAAGTTATCCCTGCGGTAAGAGAGGGTTTATTTGCAGCAATGCTTTACGCAAGACCTGTGATATACGAACCTATACAGAAGGTCACAATTACCTCTCCTCAAGATTACATGGGTGCAGTCACAAGAGAAATGCAAGCTAGAAGAGGACAGATAGTTGATATCTCTCAGGAAGGAGATTCCACAACAGTCGTATCTATAGCACCAGTTTCCCAGATGTTTGGGTTTGCTGGCGACATAAGAGGTGCAACTGAAGGAAGAGCGATATGGTCAACTGAATATGCAGGATACCAGAAACTTCCAACAGAACTCCAGGCACAGACTGTTGAGTCAATCAGAAAGAGGAAAGGACTTAAACCACAGCCTCCAAAACCTGAAGATTACCTTAACATGTAA
- a CDS encoding 30S ribosomal protein S7 yields the protein MDVKERFYVPDNLKVFGKWDTDIAVDDLGIKSYVNLAPVIIPHTAGRHQKRRFWKNKMNIVERLENKMMRSGSAGRKTGGRFLRRHGGYTGKKQATYKTLKLAFDDINKKTKQNPLEVLVKALEYAGPREEVTTLSYGGIKYHLSVDTGSQRRLDIALKNIALGASLKTFKTKKKFHETLAEEIILASKGEMASFSVNKKEEVERIAKSAR from the coding sequence ATGGACGTCAAAGAAAGATTTTATGTTCCCGATAATCTAAAGGTTTTTGGCAAGTGGGATACAGATATTGCCGTTGATGATTTGGGAATAAAGAGTTATGTTAATCTCGCCCCTGTTATAATTCCTCATACAGCAGGAAGACACCAAAAGAGAAGATTTTGGAAAAACAAAATGAACATAGTCGAAAGGCTTGAAAATAAAATGATGAGATCCGGGTCTGCAGGAAGAAAGACGGGTGGAAGATTCTTAAGAAGACATGGTGGCTATACAGGTAAGAAACAGGCCACTTATAAAACATTAAAACTTGCTTTTGATGATATTAATAAAAAAACAAAACAGAATCCTTTAGAAGTACTGGTCAAAGCACTGGAATATGCGGGACCAAGAGAGGAAGTAACAACACTTTCTTACGGAGGAATTAAGTATCATCTTTCAGTAGATACAGGTTCTCAGAGAAGACTTGATATAGCGCTTAAGAATATAGCACTTGGTGCAAGCCTTAAAACCTTTAAAACAAAGAAAAAATTCCACGAAACATTGGCTGAAGAAATAATTCTTGCTTCAAAAGGGGAAATGGCAAGCTTTTCTGTTAACAAGAAGGAAGAAGTAGAGAGGATAGCAAAATCAGCCAGATAA
- a CDS encoding 30S ribosomal protein S12, which yields MSKPQGRNAARKIEGIRKKFRWKDKVYKIRELDLKVKSDPLEGSPQARGIVLEKVPIEAKQPNSALRKCIRVQLIKNGRQITAFCPGDGAINFIDEHDEVVIEGIGGRQGGSMGDIPGVRFKVIKVNRVSLNEMVKGRKEKPVR from the coding sequence ATGAGCAAACCACAAGGTAGAAATGCTGCGAGAAAGATCGAGGGAATAAGAAAAAAGTTTAGATGGAAAGATAAGGTTTACAAGATCAGAGAACTTGATCTAAAAGTCAAATCTGATCCTTTAGAAGGTAGCCCACAGGCTAGAGGGATTGTGCTTGAAAAGGTGCCTATTGAGGCAAAACAGCCTAACTCAGCCCTTAGAAAATGCATTAGAGTACAACTTATTAAGAATGGTAGACAGATAACTGCATTTTGCCCTGGAGACGGTGCCATTAACTTCATAGACGAACACGATGAGGTCGTAATTGAAGGAATAGGTGGCAGACAGGGTGGGTCAATGGGAGATATCCCTGGAGTCAGATTTAAAGTAATTAAGGTAAACAGAGTCTCATTAAATGAGATGGTTAAGGGAAGGAAAGAGAAACCGGTAAGGTAG
- a CDS encoding NusA-like transcription termination signal-binding factor, translating into MGIKISTDEIKYIGLFESMTGATVKDCIFEDNKNKIVYVVKEGDMGLAIGKNGANAQRVKETLNKPIDIIEYSDDPVKFIKNIIWPVKVKSIHVSERKDGKKIAVLDINKKDKGLVIGKEGKNIDRIKNLLKRHHNLDDIMIM; encoded by the coding sequence ATGGGAATTAAAATTTCAACAGACGAGATTAAGTATATTGGACTTTTTGAAAGCATGACTGGCGCAACTGTTAAAGATTGTATTTTTGAAGACAATAAAAATAAAATTGTTTATGTTGTTAAAGAAGGCGATATGGGCCTTGCCATTGGGAAAAATGGTGCGAATGCGCAGAGAGTTAAAGAAACTCTGAATAAGCCAATTGATATTATTGAGTATTCAGATGATCCTGTCAAATTTATTAAGAATATTATCTGGCCTGTTAAAGTTAAAAGTATTCATGTTTCCGAGAGAAAAGATGGCAAGAAGATAGCCGTTCTAGATATTAATAAGAAAGATAAAGGTCTTGTAATAGGAAAAGAGGGAAAAAATATAGATCGAATCAAAAACCTATTAAAGAGACATCATAATCTTGACGATATAATGATCATGTAG
- a CDS encoding 50S ribosomal protein L30e: MDVNREIKRTVDTGKVILGTNKSINSLKTGNAKLIIYTQNCPKSIKEDILYYSKISSIPILEFGGTSLELGTVCGKPFLVSVMAVMSPGESNILSGGKVYGN; the protein is encoded by the coding sequence ATGGACGTAAATAGAGAAATTAAAAGAACAGTAGACACCGGGAAGGTAATACTTGGAACCAACAAATCCATTAATTCTCTTAAGACGGGTAACGCTAAGCTGATTATCTACACACAAAATTGTCCTAAAAGTATTAAAGAGGATATTTTATATTACTCAAAGATATCAAGCATACCCATTTTAGAGTTTGGTGGTACATCACTGGAGCTTGGTACCGTTTGTGGTAAACCATTCCTTGTTTCAGTAATGGCAGTCATGTCTCCAGGAGAGTCTAACATACTTTCTGGAGGTAAGGTTTATGGGAATTAA
- the rpoA2 gene encoding DNA-directed RNA polymerase subunit A'' — protein MSDLSYIDDQIQKYGDRLTEHILGQLKEKLYLANEKYNLSDGEVTNIIEESIKAYQKSLVDPGEAVGTVAAQSLGEPGTQMTLNTFHYAGVADINVTLGLPRIIEIVDARKDPNTPVMRIYLDEEIRGNRENAEGIVKEIEGTTIESISKSMKIDVINMSIVVELDNYKMEKQGLTLEDIKEKLYKLKKVESIEDEDNFLTLKAGDVSLMELRKFFNRVKGHQLKGIKNVKRALIKKEADEYVIYTEGSNLGEAFKIPGVDISRSISNDINEIQRVLGIEAARRAIVDEIRKTLEEQGLEVDIRHIMLLADLMTMEGEIKQIGRHGISGEKSSILARASFEVTTNHLMKAAKFGEIDSLSGVTENVIIGQPIPMGTGNVKLIMKK, from the coding sequence ATGTCAGATTTATCTTATATTGATGATCAAATTCAAAAATACGGCGACAGACTTACTGAACATATTTTAGGCCAGCTTAAAGAAAAACTCTACCTAGCCAATGAAAAATATAATTTGTCAGACGGCGAAGTAACAAATATTATTGAAGAATCTATTAAAGCTTATCAAAAATCCCTTGTTGACCCTGGGGAGGCAGTTGGAACAGTAGCCGCACAAAGTCTTGGAGAGCCAGGAACACAGATGACATTAAACACCTTCCATTATGCGGGAGTGGCAGATATCAACGTCACTTTAGGTCTTCCAAGAATTATCGAAATCGTTGATGCAAGGAAAGACCCCAATACCCCAGTCATGAGGATATACCTTGATGAAGAAATAAGGGGAAACAGAGAAAATGCGGAAGGAATTGTCAAAGAAATTGAAGGTACAACAATTGAGAGCATATCAAAAAGCATGAAAATCGATGTCATCAACATGTCAATAGTGGTCGAGCTTGATAACTACAAGATGGAAAAGCAGGGACTTACTCTCGAAGATATTAAAGAAAAACTTTATAAATTGAAAAAAGTTGAGAGCATCGAAGACGAAGACAACTTTTTAACTTTAAAGGCCGGTGACGTTTCTCTTATGGAACTTAGAAAATTTTTTAACAGAGTGAAAGGCCACCAGCTTAAAGGAATAAAGAATGTAAAAAGGGCCCTAATTAAGAAAGAAGCAGATGAATACGTAATATATACAGAGGGTTCAAATCTTGGAGAGGCATTTAAAATACCAGGAGTCGACATATCAAGATCAATATCAAATGATATAAATGAGATTCAGAGAGTGCTAGGAATTGAGGCGGCAAGAAGGGCTATTGTTGATGAAATTAGAAAGACCTTGGAAGAACAAGGTCTAGAAGTTGATATTAGACATATCATGTTACTTGCAGATTTAATGACTATGGAGGGAGAAATAAAGCAGATAGGAAGGCATGGAATAAGTGGAGAGAAGTCTAGTATACTTGCTAGAGCTTCCTTTGAAGTTACTACCAACCATCTTATGAAAGCTGCAAAGTTTGGCGAAATTGACTCCTTGTCAGGAGTAACAGAGAACGTTATAATAGGGCAACCGATACCCATGGGTACAGGAAATGTTAAACTTATAATGAAAAAGTAG
- a CDS encoding DNA-directed RNA polymerase subunit A' produces MFKVPKVIDTIQFGILSPDDVRKMSVLRVITADTYDDDGYPIEKGLMDQRLGVIDPGLKCKTCGQKFGDCPGHFGHIELARPVIHVGHAKDVHKILKSVCRDCGKLKLDAPQREHFHEQLMKATDRLKNREMVVKEAMDKAAKSVCPWCGSDKRTIKFEKPYTFYEEWGEERNKLTPIDVRERLEKIPVEDYELIGVNKDVSKPEWMVLTVLPVPPVTVRPSITLESSVRSEDDLTHKLVDIIRINQRLRENIDAGAPQLIVEDLWELLQYHVTTYFNNSTSGVPPARHRSGRILKTISQRLSGKEGRFRSNLSGKRVDFSARTVVSPDPYISINEVGVPDFVATELTVPEKVTSHNLEEMKTIVRNGPNKHPGANYVIRNDGRRKKITDTTKDDVAEELDVGFTVERQLRDGDIVLFNRQPSLHRLSIMAHEVRVMPYKTFRLNLCVCPPYNADFDGDEMNLHLPQTEEARSEAGIIMKVQENIISPRFGEPVIGGMQDYISGAYLMTRDGAEFSAEEVEESFYESDILKNKVDVEAFKDRSKPWTGKELFQVLLPKDLSVEFRSKTCRKCEKCEFANCKFDNYVVIKEGKLLKGVIDGAAFKARSSCKLLDKIVKDYGSDEGREFLDSVTKLIISVIMKVGLTTGIDDVDIPEEGLERIEEILENAHNKVMENIDAYNRGELEKQPGQTIEDTLENRIMAELAKARDNAGGVAEQYLGMKRHAVIMAKTGAKGNMLDLTQMAACLGQMTVRGKRLHRGYQERSLPHFKRGDRSARARGFVSSSYRKGLSPTEFFFHSMGGREGLVDTAVRTAQSGYMQRRLINALQDLKVEKDRSVRDNSNNIIQFEYGEDGVDPSRSSYGEAVDIDWIVHKTLASRKA; encoded by the coding sequence ATGTTCAAAGTACCAAAAGTAATAGATACAATACAATTTGGAATATTATCCCCTGATGATGTAAGAAAGATGTCTGTATTGAGAGTTATTACAGCAGATACATATGATGATGACGGATATCCAATAGAAAAGGGTCTAATGGACCAGAGGCTTGGCGTAATTGATCCAGGATTAAAGTGTAAAACCTGTGGTCAGAAATTTGGGGATTGCCCCGGGCACTTTGGGCACATTGAACTTGCAAGACCTGTAATTCATGTTGGCCATGCTAAAGATGTACACAAGATTTTGAAATCTGTATGCAGGGATTGTGGAAAGTTAAAACTTGATGCACCACAAAGAGAGCACTTCCATGAACAACTCATGAAAGCAACTGACAGATTAAAAAACAGAGAAATGGTTGTAAAAGAAGCAATGGACAAGGCAGCAAAAAGTGTATGTCCGTGGTGTGGTAGTGATAAGAGAACTATAAAGTTTGAAAAGCCATATACCTTTTATGAAGAGTGGGGCGAGGAAAGAAACAAACTAACCCCTATAGATGTTAGAGAACGTTTAGAGAAGATACCTGTTGAAGATTATGAATTAATAGGAGTAAACAAAGACGTTTCAAAACCTGAATGGATGGTTCTAACAGTATTGCCTGTTCCACCTGTCACAGTAAGGCCATCTATAACTCTAGAATCAAGTGTAAGAAGTGAAGATGATTTAACCCACAAATTAGTGGATATTATTAGAATCAATCAGAGACTAAGGGAGAACATAGATGCCGGAGCTCCACAGTTGATTGTTGAAGATTTATGGGAACTTTTGCAATACCATGTAACTACTTACTTTAATAATAGCACTTCAGGAGTGCCTCCTGCAAGACATAGATCAGGCAGGATCTTAAAAACTATCTCGCAGAGATTATCTGGAAAGGAAGGAAGATTCAGATCAAACCTTTCTGGTAAGAGGGTAGACTTTTCTGCAAGAACTGTAGTTTCACCAGATCCATACATCAGTATTAATGAAGTAGGAGTTCCAGATTTTGTCGCAACTGAACTGACTGTTCCTGAAAAGGTGACTTCACATAATTTGGAAGAAATGAAAACAATTGTAAGAAACGGACCAAACAAACATCCCGGTGCAAACTACGTAATCAGAAATGATGGAAGAAGAAAAAAGATTACTGACACTACAAAAGATGATGTTGCCGAAGAACTTGATGTTGGATTCACAGTTGAAAGACAGCTTAGAGATGGAGATATTGTTCTTTTCAACAGACAGCCATCACTACACAGACTTTCAATAATGGCTCACGAAGTAAGGGTCATGCCTTACAAAACTTTTAGACTTAATCTTTGTGTGTGCCCACCATACAATGCTGACTTCGATGGGGATGAAATGAATTTGCATCTTCCACAAACAGAAGAAGCAAGAAGCGAAGCAGGCATAATCATGAAGGTCCAGGAAAATATTATCTCGCCAAGGTTTGGAGAGCCAGTTATCGGAGGTATGCAAGATTATATTTCTGGTGCATATCTTATGACAAGAGATGGTGCAGAGTTTTCCGCTGAAGAAGTTGAAGAGAGCTTTTATGAATCTGACATACTCAAGAACAAAGTCGATGTCGAGGCATTCAAGGATAGATCAAAACCATGGACTGGGAAAGAACTTTTTCAAGTCCTACTTCCAAAGGATTTAAGCGTTGAATTCAGGTCCAAGACATGCAGAAAATGTGAAAAGTGTGAATTTGCTAACTGTAAATTTGACAATTACGTTGTTATTAAAGAAGGAAAACTTCTGAAGGGAGTAATTGACGGAGCAGCATTTAAGGCCAGATCAAGTTGTAAACTTCTTGATAAGATTGTAAAGGATTACGGCTCTGATGAGGGAAGAGAATTTTTGGATTCCGTCACAAAGCTTATTATTTCAGTAATAATGAAAGTTGGCCTTACAACAGGTATAGATGATGTCGATATACCTGAAGAAGGTCTTGAAAGAATCGAAGAAATATTAGAAAATGCACATAATAAAGTCATGGAAAATATTGATGCTTACAACAGAGGAGAACTAGAAAAACAGCCAGGTCAAACAATTGAAGATACACTAGAGAATAGAATTATGGCAGAACTTGCAAAGGCAAGAGACAACGCAGGTGGAGTTGCAGAGCAGTATCTTGGTATGAAAAGGCACGCAGTAATAATGGCAAAGACAGGTGCAAAAGGAAACATGCTAGATTTAACCCAGATGGCAGCATGTTTAGGGCAGATGACCGTTAGAGGAAAGAGACTTCACAGAGGATACCAAGAAAGAAGTTTACCACACTTCAAGCGTGGTGACCGTTCAGCTAGGGCAAGAGGTTTTGTTAGTTCAAGTTACAGAAAAGGCCTTTCACCAACTGAATTTTTCTTCCATTCAATGGGTGGAAGAGAAGGTCTTGTAGATACTGCAGTTAGAACTGCCCAGTCAGGTTACATGCAGAGAAGGCTAATTAACGCTTTGCAGGACTTAAAAGTTGAAAAAGACAGAAGTGTAAGAGATAACAGTAATAATATAATCCAGTTTGAATACGGCGAAGATGGTGTTGATCCATCAAGAAGCTCCTATGGAGAAGCCGTTGACATAGATTGGATTGTACATAAAACATTGGCATCGAGGAAGGCGTGA